One window of the Archangium primigenium genome contains the following:
- a CDS encoding NUDIX hydrolase, producing MTDGRSWEGNWVVRLYERVRERGHDSLTAFAEARPAVPWVVLAEELGPHDVAGVQVFRGLLSEAERSHRVTRFVRDALVRELAESFPEGWPSVLDDASRGELAMTLGTWSANTPETHKERVRQARAVLRATPPPPGWRPLGPDDELLRTLLPDEDV from the coding sequence ATGACGGACGGCCGCTCCTGGGAAGGCAACTGGGTGGTCCGCCTGTACGAGCGGGTTCGCGAGCGGGGTCATGACTCGTTGACCGCCTTCGCCGAGGCGCGCCCCGCCGTTCCTTGGGTGGTGCTGGCCGAGGAGCTTGGCCCGCACGATGTCGCCGGGGTGCAGGTGTTCAGAGGGTTGCTCTCCGAGGCGGAGCGAAGCCACCGCGTCACTCGCTTCGTGCGCGACGCCCTCGTGCGCGAGCTCGCGGAGAGTTTCCCGGAAGGCTGGCCGAGCGTGCTGGACGATGCGAGCCGGGGAGAGCTCGCCATGACACTCGGCACGTGGAGCGCCAACACGCCAGAAACGCATAAGGAGCGCGTCAGGCAGGCCCGCGCGGTTCTGCGCGCCACGCCACCACCGCCCGGCTGGCGCCCACTCGGCCCTGACGACGAACTGCTGCGCACGCTCCTGCCTGACGAGGACGTCTGA
- a CDS encoding DUF2380 domain-containing protein, translating to MRADSSRGRGTGLLLTLALLSNACASLEPLPDRGEGTEWRGVLATHVAFLGALDEVSASSRRISSALSKLKASHLGIAGAGNGIFVRYAEYGERRLRWVDAELTVASRLATAASEAEDPDLQLALLRMAGPRLEAAMMGSLLLAVWFDFLELTDAALSRHLQGVEALVMHMDHVQKMLEPIMTALSALEPEQVDAAARDVPALVGHLTGEFATRREALRKSADVLQKALALKEAMESLPLLSALRFSLPRLMPRAGPATLGVGLMVSANGVMSGTRMVVSAEWVEMMRGLVRAGILSMPTVSAVVRIQAGHVMMAEARGELPRGVREALGDSPEVRGMRVTGKVGAGMAELPRHHVLPKEFRAWFEKRGFTGEMDIDQFCVRLERAHHEAIHGGGNWKRGRTWPGEWNRMLMEALLDAEAEAGRMLTRNEILKLVTKRMKFYDLPMNFMPWGKS from the coding sequence ATGCGCGCTGACTCATCCAGGGGCAGGGGAACAGGGCTTCTGCTCACCCTGGCCCTGCTGTCCAACGCCTGTGCGTCGCTGGAGCCTCTTCCCGACAGGGGCGAGGGGACGGAGTGGCGTGGCGTCCTCGCGACCCATGTGGCGTTTCTTGGTGCCTTGGATGAGGTGTCCGCCTCCTCGCGCCGCATTTCCAGCGCGCTCTCCAAGCTCAAGGCGAGCCACCTGGGCATCGCGGGCGCGGGCAACGGCATCTTCGTCCGGTACGCCGAGTATGGAGAACGTCGACTGCGGTGGGTTGACGCCGAACTCACGGTCGCCAGCCGGTTGGCCACTGCCGCCTCGGAAGCGGAAGACCCGGACCTGCAACTCGCTCTGCTGCGGATGGCAGGCCCACGATTGGAGGCCGCCATGATGGGCTCCCTCTTGCTGGCCGTGTGGTTCGACTTCCTTGAACTCACCGACGCCGCGCTCTCCCGGCACCTCCAAGGCGTGGAGGCGCTGGTCATGCACATGGACCACGTCCAGAAGATGCTCGAGCCCATCATGACGGCGCTCTCCGCACTGGAGCCAGAGCAGGTGGACGCCGCGGCCCGAGACGTCCCCGCCCTGGTCGGGCACCTCACCGGCGAGTTCGCCACACGCCGTGAGGCCCTCCGCAAAAGCGCGGACGTCCTCCAGAAAGCACTGGCACTGAAGGAGGCCATGGAGTCGCTCCCTCTATTGTCGGCGCTGCGGTTCTCTCTGCCTCGGCTGATGCCGCGAGCCGGCCCGGCGACACTCGGCGTGGGTCTCATGGTGAGCGCCAACGGCGTGATGAGCGGTACGCGGATGGTCGTCTCCGCTGAGTGGGTGGAGATGATGCGCGGATTGGTGCGGGCGGGGATCCTCTCCATGCCAACCGTCAGCGCCGTCGTGCGGATTCAGGCCGGGCACGTGATGATGGCCGAGGCGCGCGGCGAGCTGCCCCGAGGGGTGCGCGAAGCACTGGGCGACAGCCCCGAAGTGCGGGGCATGCGCGTGACGGGCAAGGTGGGCGCCGGTATGGCCGAGCTCCCGCGACACCATGTCCTGCCGAAAGAGTTCCGCGCGTGGTTCGAAAAGCGCGGCTTCACCGGCGAGATGGACATCGACCAGTTCTGCGTCAGGCTGGAGCGGGCGCACCACGAGGCCATTCACGGTGGGGGTAATTGGAAACGTGGGCGCACCTGGCCGGGGGAGTGGAACCGGATGCTCATGGAAGCGCTGCTCGATGCCGAGGCCGAAGCTGGCCGGATGTTGACTCGGAACGAGATCTTGAAGCTCGTCACGAAGCGGATGAAGTTCTACGACCTCCCGATGAACTTCATGCCCTGGGGAAAGTCATGA
- a CDS encoding excinuclease ABC subunit UvrA: MPKRSEPPRGTVQVRGARTHNLRNVDVDIPRDALVVFTGVSGSGKSSLAFGTLYAEAQRRYFESVAPYARRLMDQVGVPDVDTIEGLPPAVALQQQRGAPTTRSSVGSVTTVSNSLRLLYSRAGHYPPGQAHLEAEAFSPNTPAGACPQCHGLGRIHEVTERSLVPDDSLTIRQRAIAAWPPAWHGQNLRDILVTLGHDVDTPWRELSRKDRDWILFTEEQPTVPVYAGLTPAETRRALKRKEPPSYMGTFTSARKYVLQAFATTESESIKRRVARHLLSTACPLCEGKRLRRESLSVTFAGMDIGELSRLPLSRLADVLRPTAEGTAPDLGKLRRAHPEKALVAERFAKDLLGRIQTLRELGLGYLSLERGTPTLSPGELQRLRLATQIRSNLFGVVYVLDEPSAGLHPADTQALLAALAQLKRAGNSLFVVEHEVDVIREADWIVDVGPAAGEHGGQVLYSGPPEGLAAVEASQTRHYLLEAHPGPRHPLRAPTGWLRLAGVRRHNLRGLDVDFPLGVFTTVTGISGSGKSSLVSQVLVELVSAHLGHPPPEDEEEGEALERTPTAPAEGRIVSGMEGVTRLVRVDQKPIGRTPRSNLATYTGLFDTVRKLFAATKAARARKYDAGRFSFNVAKGRCETCEGEGFVSVELIFMPDVFAPCPTCHGARYNAKTLEIHYRDQSIADVLGMTVDTAHDFFAEEPPLRRALGVLKEVGLGYLRLGQPATELSGGEAQRIKLATELQRVQRGHTLYVLDEPTTGLHPADVEKLLTQLNGLVAQGHTVLLVEHDLRVVAQSDWVIDIGPGAGDEGGRVVVAGPPATVARSAQSRTAPFLARAL, translated from the coding sequence ATGCCCAAACGAAGTGAACCTCCCCGCGGCACCGTCCAGGTCCGGGGCGCGCGCACGCACAACCTCCGGAACGTGGACGTGGACATCCCGCGCGATGCGCTGGTGGTGTTCACCGGCGTGTCGGGCTCGGGCAAGTCGTCGCTCGCCTTCGGCACGCTCTACGCCGAGGCCCAACGGCGCTACTTCGAGTCCGTGGCCCCCTATGCCCGGCGCCTGATGGATCAGGTCGGCGTGCCGGACGTGGACACCATCGAGGGTCTGCCTCCCGCCGTGGCCCTCCAGCAGCAACGCGGCGCGCCCACCACCCGCTCCTCCGTGGGCAGCGTCACCACCGTCTCCAACTCCCTGCGCCTGCTCTACTCGCGCGCCGGCCACTACCCGCCCGGCCAGGCCCACCTGGAGGCCGAGGCCTTCTCGCCCAACACCCCCGCGGGCGCCTGCCCCCAATGCCACGGGCTCGGCCGCATCCACGAGGTGACCGAGCGCTCGCTCGTGCCCGACGACTCGCTCACCATCCGCCAGCGCGCCATCGCCGCGTGGCCGCCCGCCTGGCACGGGCAGAACCTGCGCGACATCCTGGTGACGCTCGGCCACGACGTGGACACGCCCTGGCGCGAGCTGTCCCGGAAGGACCGCGACTGGATCCTCTTCACCGAGGAGCAGCCCACGGTGCCCGTCTACGCCGGCCTCACCCCCGCCGAGACGCGCCGCGCCCTCAAGCGCAAGGAGCCGCCCAGCTACATGGGCACCTTCACGAGCGCGCGCAAGTACGTGCTCCAGGCCTTCGCCACCACCGAGAGCGAGTCCATCAAGCGGCGCGTGGCCCGCCACCTGCTGAGCACCGCGTGTCCCCTGTGCGAGGGCAAGCGCCTGCGCCGTGAGTCCCTGTCCGTCACCTTCGCGGGCATGGACATCGGCGAGCTGTCCCGACTGCCGCTCTCGCGCCTGGCCGACGTGCTGCGCCCCACCGCCGAGGGCACCGCGCCCGACCTCGGGAAGCTGCGGCGCGCGCACCCGGAGAAGGCGCTCGTCGCCGAGCGCTTCGCCAAGGACCTCCTGGGCCGCATCCAGACCCTGCGCGAGCTGGGTCTGGGCTACCTCTCGCTCGAGCGCGGCACCCCCACCCTGTCTCCCGGCGAGCTGCAACGGCTGCGGCTCGCCACGCAGATCCGCTCCAACCTGTTCGGCGTGGTGTACGTGCTCGACGAGCCCTCGGCGGGCCTGCACCCGGCGGACACCCAGGCCTTGCTCGCGGCGCTCGCGCAGCTCAAGCGCGCCGGCAACTCGCTCTTCGTCGTCGAGCACGAGGTGGACGTCATCCGCGAGGCGGATTGGATCGTCGACGTGGGGCCCGCTGCGGGCGAGCACGGCGGCCAGGTGCTCTACAGCGGCCCTCCCGAGGGCCTCGCGGCCGTCGAGGCCTCCCAGACCCGCCACTACCTGCTGGAGGCCCACCCCGGCCCGCGGCACCCGCTCCGCGCGCCCACCGGCTGGCTGCGGCTCGCGGGCGTGCGCCGCCACAACCTGCGCGGGCTGGACGTGGACTTCCCCCTGGGGGTGTTCACCACGGTGACGGGCATCTCGGGCTCGGGCAAGTCGAGCCTCGTGAGCCAGGTGCTGGTGGAGCTCGTCTCCGCGCACCTGGGCCACCCGCCCCCCGAGGACGAGGAGGAAGGCGAGGCCCTGGAGCGCACGCCCACCGCGCCCGCCGAGGGCCGCATCGTCTCGGGGATGGAGGGGGTCACCCGGCTGGTGCGCGTGGATCAGAAGCCCATCGGCCGCACGCCCCGCTCCAACCTGGCCACGTACACGGGCCTGTTCGACACCGTGCGCAAGCTCTTCGCCGCCACGAAAGCCGCGCGGGCGCGCAAGTACGACGCGGGGCGCTTCTCCTTCAACGTGGCCAAGGGCCGGTGCGAGACGTGCGAGGGCGAGGGCTTCGTGAGCGTGGAGCTCATCTTCATGCCCGACGTCTTCGCGCCCTGCCCCACCTGCCACGGCGCCCGCTACAACGCGAAGACGCTGGAGATCCACTACCGGGACCAGAGCATCGCCGACGTGCTGGGCATGACGGTGGACACGGCCCATGACTTCTTCGCCGAGGAGCCTCCGCTGCGGCGCGCCCTGGGCGTCTTGAAGGAGGTGGGCCTGGGCTACCTGCGCCTGGGCCAGCCCGCCACCGAGCTGTCCGGCGGCGAGGCCCAACGCATCAAACTCGCCACCGAGCTGCAACGCGTGCAGCGGGGCCACACGCTCTACGTGCTGGACGAGCCCACCACGGGCCTGCACCCCGCGGACGTGGAGAAGCTGCTCACCCAGCTCAACGGCCTGGTGGCGCAGGGGCACACCGTGCTGCTCGTGGAGCACGACCTGCGCGTCGTGGCCCAGAGCGACTGGGTCATCGACATCGGCCCGGGCGCGGGCGACGAGGGCGGCCGCGTGGTCGTCGCGGGCCCTCCCGCCACGGTGGCCCGCTCGGCCCAGAGCCGCACGGCCCCGTTCCTCGCCCGCGCGCTCTGA
- a CDS encoding cytochrome P450: MTPLAADASPDTLPLPPGNPGLPLMGETLEFLRSSRHFIERRQARHGDVFRSHILGSPAAFLVGPEALQWIFAGEGKYLQNRWSPAVRRLLGANSLALLEGDAHLERRRLLAPHFSYAAMRGFVPVIESLAARHLTRWAERPGDFTLWPAMRELAFEIALTLLFGERAVDVPYFMHHFQRWTAGLFVPVPIDLPWTKFGRALASKRAMLDALHRLVAERQALAEQPLDLLGSLLSPREGEAPLSREAIIDELQLLLFAGHDTTVTALSNLMLLLARHPEALEKGRAAVAGLTGPLTLDALRATPYLMQLLHEGMRTIPPIGGAFRVTTRDVAFKGYRIPKGWTVPVSIRSAHLTEATWPEPDRFDPERFGAERTEPRKPGTFVPFGGGPRICLGQHFAMVEMSVVLALLLQHYTWELVPGQDLEYVQIPFPQPRSGIQLRMRRLGAPGTAR, encoded by the coding sequence ATGACACCGCTGGCGGCCGATGCCTCTCCCGATACCCTTCCCCTTCCTCCCGGAAACCCGGGCCTTCCCTTGATGGGCGAGACCCTGGAGTTCCTGCGCTCCAGCCGCCACTTCATCGAGCGCCGCCAGGCGCGCCACGGCGACGTGTTCCGCTCGCACATCCTGGGCTCGCCCGCCGCGTTCCTGGTCGGTCCCGAGGCCCTGCAGTGGATCTTCGCGGGCGAGGGCAAGTACCTCCAGAACCGCTGGAGCCCCGCCGTGCGCCGCTTGCTCGGCGCCAACAGCCTGGCGCTGCTCGAGGGCGATGCGCACCTGGAGCGCCGCCGCCTGCTCGCGCCGCACTTCAGCTACGCGGCGATGCGCGGCTTCGTGCCCGTCATCGAGTCGCTCGCCGCCCGGCACCTGACGCGCTGGGCCGAGCGGCCCGGGGACTTCACGCTCTGGCCCGCCATGCGCGAGCTGGCCTTCGAGATCGCCCTCACGCTGCTCTTCGGCGAGCGCGCGGTGGACGTGCCCTACTTCATGCACCACTTCCAGCGGTGGACGGCGGGGCTCTTCGTCCCCGTGCCCATCGACCTGCCCTGGACGAAGTTCGGGCGGGCGCTGGCCTCCAAGCGGGCGATGCTCGACGCGCTGCACCGGCTCGTCGCCGAGCGGCAGGCGCTCGCCGAGCAGCCGCTGGATCTGCTCGGCTCGCTCCTGAGCCCCCGCGAGGGCGAGGCACCGCTGTCGCGCGAGGCCATCATCGACGAGCTGCAACTGCTGCTCTTCGCCGGGCACGACACCACGGTCACCGCCCTGAGCAACCTCATGCTGCTGCTGGCCCGGCATCCGGAGGCGCTCGAGAAGGGCCGCGCGGCGGTGGCGGGCCTCACGGGGCCGCTCACGCTGGACGCGCTGCGCGCCACGCCCTACCTCATGCAGCTCTTGCACGAGGGCATGCGCACCATTCCGCCCATCGGCGGGGCCTTCCGCGTCACCACGCGGGACGTGGCCTTCAAGGGCTACCGGATTCCCAAGGGGTGGACGGTGCCGGTGAGCATCCGGAGCGCGCACCTGACGGAGGCCACCTGGCCGGAGCCGGACCGCTTCGATCCGGAGCGCTTCGGCGCGGAGCGGACGGAGCCCCGCAAGCCCGGTACCTTCGTGCCCTTCGGGGGCGGGCCACGCATCTGCCTGGGCCAGCACTTCGCGATGGTGGAGATGAGCGTGGTGCTGGCGCTGCTGCTCCAGCACTACACGTGGGAGCTCGTGCCGGGTCAGGATCTCGAGTACGTCCAGATCCCCTTCCCCCAGCCGCGCAGCGGCATCCAGTTGCGCATGCGGCGCCTCGGCGCACCGGGGACGGCGCGCTGA
- a CDS encoding DUF3703 domain-containing protein gives MTPRLRAHFERELTLAVEAEARGARAEAWRCLERAHVLSQAHALPHLRVHGRMFGVAWRGRDTRELLGQLPRLLLAAPGSVLGRAPRGNTGGADVGIFTPMPIPEDLQALLREP, from the coding sequence ATGACCCCCCGATTGCGCGCGCACTTCGAGCGGGAGCTGACCCTGGCGGTGGAGGCCGAGGCGCGGGGCGCGCGGGCCGAGGCGTGGCGGTGCCTCGAGCGCGCGCACGTGCTCAGCCAGGCCCACGCCCTGCCCCACCTCCGGGTGCACGGGCGCATGTTCGGCGTCGCGTGGCGCGGGCGGGACACGCGCGAGCTGCTCGGCCAACTGCCGCGCCTGCTGCTCGCCGCGCCTGGCTCCGTGCTCGGCCGGGCGCCCCGGGGCAACACGGGCGGAGCGGATGTCGGCATCTTCACCCCCATGCCCATCCCCGAGGATCTCCAGGCCCTGCTGCGCGAGCCCTGA
- a CDS encoding type VI immunity family protein — protein sequence MEHYPRIRRHDEDGRLAVREGLLLCFFMRRPHEALSDGLRRALNLYLEAVGPEKLGWYLDSRGEYDPEDDKDVTAEMRPLDDRGWARVRSELNDSSGCVLQLDEHRDQVGGFHVEYYGRQPETLSSPGCEHVVSAVSFWLPTEFLEERGPARIKTLATDIARQLPFDSGYVSLAFNALARFRNVIELVHAHCFRYPGMDVHDLGRASMVMGTRVRGAYWLNFYGRALLGSLGTAEALRQELGASGASVEDLGDDKLLVSLGEWPETGGPERDAHLRPYRVLARVLEPHLYEERQRSWFGFSRDQLRRWQRRFLD from the coding sequence ATGGAGCACTATCCCCGTATCCGACGGCACGACGAGGACGGACGCCTGGCGGTGCGTGAGGGCCTCCTGCTGTGCTTCTTCATGCGGCGTCCCCACGAGGCGCTGTCGGATGGCCTTCGCCGTGCCCTGAACCTGTACCTCGAGGCGGTGGGCCCGGAAAAGCTCGGCTGGTACCTGGATTCTCGAGGCGAGTACGACCCGGAGGACGACAAGGACGTCACGGCGGAGATGCGCCCCTTGGATGATCGGGGATGGGCCCGAGTGCGGAGTGAACTGAATGACTCCTCCGGATGCGTGCTCCAACTGGACGAGCACCGTGACCAGGTGGGCGGGTTCCATGTCGAGTACTACGGCAGACAACCCGAGACGCTCTCCAGTCCCGGATGCGAGCACGTCGTGAGTGCGGTGTCCTTCTGGCTGCCCACCGAGTTCCTGGAAGAGCGAGGCCCGGCACGCATCAAGACACTGGCGACGGACATCGCTCGCCAGCTTCCCTTCGACTCGGGCTATGTCAGCCTCGCGTTCAACGCCCTCGCTCGGTTCAGGAACGTGATTGAACTCGTCCACGCGCACTGCTTTCGCTACCCGGGAATGGACGTCCATGACCTGGGCCGCGCATCGATGGTCATGGGCACGCGGGTGCGGGGCGCTTACTGGCTGAACTTCTACGGTCGAGCGTTGCTCGGGTCTCTGGGGACCGCCGAGGCGCTTCGCCAGGAACTGGGCGCCTCGGGCGCGTCCGTCGAGGACCTGGGCGATGACAAGCTCCTGGTCTCCCTGGGGGAATGGCCGGAGACCGGCGGTCCGGAGCGGGACGCGCACTTGAGGCCCTATCGTGTCCTGGCGCGCGTGTTGGAGCCCCACCTGTACGAGGAACGCCAGCGCTCCTGGTTTGGCTTCTCCCGAGACCAGCTCCGGCGTTGGCAGCGTCGGTTCCTCGACTGA
- a CDS encoding RICIN domain-containing protein, with amino-acid sequence MTQPMRLPLLLWAMAVLWLLPTPAQAGFCWRDSYGRGVGAIPNACPNGQNDAGLCYPTCNAGYTGVGPVCWQNCPSGYPDFGVGCSKPGPYGRGAGYPWKFGDALNDSGMYSRCESDNGGSGTCEKNGLIVYPKCRQGFHQVGCCICSPDCPGDLIDSGATCTKNTYGRGVGTIPSCGQGLQYDAGLCYPAARTGYTGVGPVAWGNCPASMPVNCGAGCASSSADCAQAITDQVTSVLEMVQTVVESVVTGGAGGALKAGVKAGVKTTVKNFASKLTKDQIRKKIKEQAKDMAESQIESLVAAAAGEEFDPTSLDPTGIGAIVQAYNHSKCEAPAANSTPPPPVVAQTSGPVVAGKLYTLTNKNSGQFLSVMGGSTEDLATIVQWPSDGGDNQKWWFQEVGDNTYRFVSKRSDKVLDVRGRSTADGADIIQYTNANSDNQLWLLEPQADGYYVIVSKNSGKAVAVSGASQVNGTQVIQWPKSTQDHFKWRFDPAESPQATALAECASYDLKTLRNQVGTQISCRCAQVGGGSVWGTDTYTDDSNVCAAAVYGGIIPANLSSSGEAVKVTIKAGQSSYAAGTRRGITTKRYDSWPGSFSVSR; translated from the coding sequence ATGACCCAACCGATGCGGCTGCCCCTCTTGTTGTGGGCCATGGCCGTGCTGTGGCTCCTGCCCACCCCGGCCCAGGCGGGCTTCTGCTGGCGTGACTCCTATGGCCGAGGGGTCGGTGCCATCCCCAACGCCTGTCCCAACGGACAGAACGACGCGGGGCTCTGCTACCCCACCTGCAACGCGGGCTACACGGGCGTGGGCCCCGTCTGCTGGCAGAATTGCCCCTCCGGCTACCCGGACTTCGGGGTGGGCTGCAGCAAGCCGGGGCCCTATGGCCGTGGCGCGGGCTACCCCTGGAAGTTCGGCGATGCCCTCAACGACAGCGGCATGTACAGCCGGTGCGAGAGCGACAACGGGGGCTCGGGCACGTGTGAGAAGAATGGCCTGATCGTCTATCCCAAGTGTCGGCAGGGCTTTCACCAGGTGGGCTGCTGCATCTGCTCCCCGGACTGCCCGGGTGATCTCATCGACAGCGGCGCGACGTGCACGAAGAACACCTACGGCCGCGGCGTGGGCACCATTCCCTCCTGTGGCCAGGGTCTCCAGTATGACGCGGGCCTGTGCTACCCGGCCGCCCGGACGGGCTACACAGGCGTCGGGCCCGTGGCCTGGGGCAACTGCCCGGCGTCCATGCCCGTCAACTGCGGTGCCGGTTGTGCGTCCAGCAGCGCCGATTGTGCTCAAGCCATCACGGATCAGGTGACGTCCGTGCTGGAGATGGTGCAGACCGTCGTGGAGTCCGTGGTGACGGGCGGCGCCGGAGGCGCGCTCAAGGCGGGCGTCAAGGCGGGCGTCAAGACGACGGTCAAGAACTTCGCGTCCAAGCTGACCAAGGACCAGATCCGCAAGAAGATCAAGGAGCAGGCGAAGGACATGGCCGAGTCCCAGATCGAGAGCCTGGTCGCCGCCGCGGCGGGCGAGGAGTTCGATCCCACCAGCCTGGATCCGACGGGCATCGGGGCCATCGTCCAGGCCTACAACCACTCGAAGTGCGAGGCGCCCGCCGCCAACTCGACCCCGCCGCCTCCCGTGGTCGCCCAGACGAGCGGCCCCGTCGTCGCGGGCAAGCTGTACACGCTGACCAACAAGAACAGCGGCCAGTTCCTGAGCGTGATGGGGGGCAGCACCGAGGACCTGGCCACCATCGTTCAGTGGCCCTCGGACGGAGGGGACAACCAGAAGTGGTGGTTCCAGGAGGTGGGCGACAACACCTACCGGTTCGTCAGCAAGCGCAGTGACAAGGTGCTCGACGTCCGGGGGCGGAGCACGGCGGATGGCGCCGACATCATCCAGTACACCAACGCGAACAGCGACAACCAGCTCTGGCTCCTGGAGCCGCAAGCGGATGGCTACTACGTGATCGTCAGCAAGAACAGCGGGAAGGCCGTCGCGGTCTCCGGGGCGAGCCAGGTGAACGGCACCCAGGTCATCCAATGGCCCAAGAGCACCCAGGACCACTTCAAGTGGCGCTTCGATCCCGCGGAGTCTCCGCAGGCCACCGCGCTCGCGGAGTGCGCGAGCTACGACCTCAAGACCTTGCGCAACCAGGTGGGCACGCAGATTTCCTGCCGCTGCGCCCAGGTAGGGGGCGGCTCGGTGTGGGGGACGGATACCTATACCGATGACTCGAACGTGTGCGCGGCGGCGGTCTACGGGGGCATCATCCCCGCGAACCTCTCGTCCAGCGGCGAGGCGGTGAAGGTCACCATCAAGGCGGGCCAGTCCAGCTACGCGGCTGGAACGCGCAGGGGCATCACCACGAAGCGCTACGATTCGTGGCCGGGCAGCTTCTCCGTCAGCCGCTGA
- a CDS encoding DUF3703 domain-containing protein: MTPRLRAHFERELTLALEAEARGARAEAWRCLERAHVLSQAHALPHLRVHGRMFGVAWRGRDTRELLGQLPRLLLAAPGSVLGRAPRGNTGGADVGIFTPMPIPEDLQALLREP; this comes from the coding sequence ATGACCCCTCGACTGCGCGCGCACTTCGAGCGGGAGTTGACCCTGGCGCTGGAGGCCGAGGCGCGGGGCGCGCGGGCCGAGGCGTGGCGGTGCCTCGAGCGCGCGCACGTGCTCAGCCAGGCCCACGCCCTGCCCCACCTCCGGGTGCACGGGCGCATGTTCGGCGTCGCGTGGCGCGGGCGGGACACGCGCGAGCTGCTCGGCCAACTGCCGCGCCTGCTGCTCGCCGCGCCGGGCTCCGTGCTCGGCCGGGCGCCCCGGGGCAACACGGGCGGAGCGGATGTCGGCATCTTCACCCCCATGCCCATCCCCGAGGATCTCCAGGCCCTGCTGCGCGAGCCCTGA
- a CDS encoding double-CXXCG motif protein, whose amino-acid sequence MRFFRIEEDSSSRYTGVVDGVHRWVLPGIRDCPGCGATWSGGSKTYPSVDLTPIASVEDVEEARAESLEEYERLRECVRPFLPPAALVEPGSSFGPLQGKGRGHFGALAAPVPWWLLVRRPALSRLQGERLQGLKACPTSLRFRERDAPEFLELELLPVGRVHPACLPPDRKPPCGRCGRRGLRLPDALLLERATLPNDLDVFRLEDFSTVVVCTERFAEACRRLGLDGVGFSALDTR is encoded by the coding sequence ATGCGCTTCTTTAGAATCGAGGAGGACTCCTCCTCGCGCTACACCGGCGTCGTGGACGGTGTGCACCGCTGGGTGCTTCCTGGGATTCGCGATTGCCCAGGCTGCGGCGCCACCTGGAGCGGCGGGTCCAAGACGTACCCATCGGTGGATCTGACGCCCATCGCCTCCGTGGAGGACGTCGAGGAAGCCCGGGCGGAGTCCCTTGAGGAATACGAGAGACTGCGCGAGTGCGTGCGTCCCTTCCTTCCGCCGGCCGCTCTCGTGGAGCCGGGCTCGTCCTTCGGGCCGCTCCAGGGAAAGGGCCGAGGTCACTTCGGAGCGCTCGCGGCGCCTGTTCCCTGGTGGCTATTGGTCCGACGTCCGGCGCTCTCGCGACTCCAGGGTGAGCGCCTTCAGGGCCTCAAGGCCTGCCCCACGTCATTGCGCTTCCGTGAGCGGGATGCGCCCGAATTCCTCGAACTGGAACTGCTGCCCGTGGGCCGGGTCCATCCCGCGTGCCTCCCTCCAGACAGAAAGCCGCCGTGCGGACGTTGCGGTCGACGTGGCCTCCGATTGCCCGATGCGCTCCTCTTGGAAAGGGCGACGCTTCCCAATGACCTGGACGTGTTCCGGCTCGAGGACTTCTCCACGGTCGTCGTCTGCACCGAACGCTTCGCCGAGGCGTGTCGACGCCTGGGCTTGGACGGCGTGGGCTTCAGCGCCTTGGACACGCGATAG